AGTTTTCTCCCGCAAAATTGAAGGAGTATATCGATCAAATTCGTACCAATACAGATGAACAGGCTCAAAAAGCCTTCGAACAGTGGATTGGTTTCGAGGACGGAACACGTGAGCAAATCCTCAAAGACAAGTATTTAAATGCCGTACGTAAAGGTATTTACATGCCTTCTACTTTAGCTGAGTTGGATTATCAACGTCGCAATGAAGCTACCTCAATTCAGTTCTTTGGATTGGAGTATAGCTCAATTGCAGACTCCAATATCAGCGTAAGCGAGTCTGATTTGAAAGCTTATTACAAATCACATAAAGAAGACTTTAAAAGTGATAACAGCCGCGAGATTGCCTTCGTAAACTTCCCGGTTGAAGCTTCCCAAAAAGACCGTAATGTATTACGTGCCGATTTAGAGTCTTACAAACAATCTCAGGTAATCAGCAACCGTGGTAAGACCGATACTTTACCGAGCTTTGCTACTGCCAAAGATGATTCTACTTTCGCGGTAGGTCGTTCGGATCGTCCGGTAAATCCAATTTTCCGCACTAAAAAGGAATTCTCTGCTCCTTTGGATAGCATTCTCTTCAACGAGGAAGTAGGCTTTGTTTACGGTCCTTACGAGCAAAACGGAACTTTTTTTCTTTCCAAGATTTCTAAAATTATTGATAAGCCTGATAGTGTTCAAGCGCGTCATATCTTAATTTCTTATCAGGGAGCCAATCAAGGACGTTCTCAGTCTACTCGTCCTCCAATGGAAGCTAAAAACTTAGCCGATAGCCTTTTGGCCTTGGTAAAAGAAGATTCTACTCAGTTTGGCGCCTTAGCCATGCAGTATAGCGATGATCCTGGTTCAGGTGCAAAAGGTGGTGCATTAGGTTGGTTTAAGCCGGGTCAAATGGTACCAGCTTTTAATGACTACTCTTTCTACCATAAAGTAGGAGATATCGGAATGGTAATTAGCCAATTCGGTTTACACATCATCCATATTCAGGATCAGAAAGGTGCTAATAAGGCTATCAAATTAATCGACATCGTGCGTGAGATTGAGCCTTCTGATGCTACCCGCGATAGTATTTACAACTTAGCTACCGTTTTTGCTGCTAAAGCAAATGACACTAGCGACTTTGCTGCCTTAGCTGCTTCTATGGGCTATGCTGCACGTCCAGCGGCAGGAATTGAGCCTATGCAAGAAAGCATTTTAGGTATCGGTTCTAACCGTGAAATGGTAAAATGGATTCACAATGATGAGACTCCCTTAGGAGCGATTCAGATCTTTAGCCAGGATAACTCTTCTTATGTGGTAACTCAGCTAACTGAGATTCGTCCTGAGGATTACTTGCCATTGGATTTGGTAGAAGATCAAGTGAAAGCCGAAGTAATTAATGAAAAGAAAGCTACCCAATTAAGCGAGCAAATCAGCTCTAAAATGGGAGCCAATATTGATATCGCTTCTTTAGCTACTGCCTTCAGTAAAACAGTTCAAAACCAAAGCATCAACTTTGGAACCGCTACTCTAACTAGCTATGGAACTGAACCAACTGTAATTGGTAGTGCTACTGCAATGGCACCCGGAAGTCTTTCTCAACCTATCGCAGGTGAGCGTGGTGTATACGTGGTTTATGTAAATAGTCGTAATAAGCCTAACGAATTAAACAACTACGATTCAGAGCGTATCCGGGTTGAAACCGAAATGGCCAATGCCGCTGCTACTCGTGTGGTAGAGTCATTGAAAAACGAAGCTGAGATCGTTGACAGTCGTAAAAAGTTCTTCTAAACAGAATTTTCCGCAATAAAATGAAGACCGTTCCTTCTGGGGACGGTCTTTTTTTATGCGCTGCTTCTTAGTTTTGTGCAAAATCAACTTTTAATGAAAAGAGTTCTATTCTTCTTAATAGCCTTAAGCATTGGCGGTTCTCTAACAGCCAAGGAAGGCATGTGGCTTCCTCATCTTATTGCCCAGCTCAATTATTCCGAAATGCAAAGGATGGGCTTGCAGATCAGTGCTGAGGATATTTATTCGGTAAATCAATCTTCTTTAAAAGATGCAGTAGTGCATTTTAATGGCG
The Croceimicrobium hydrocarbonivorans genome window above contains:
- a CDS encoding peptidylprolyl isomerase, which translates into the protein MATLERIRQRSGLLLIVIGLAMLAFILTDLFSSGNSMFRNDANNVGEIDGKKVDYREFTARIEKRIELLQNQNPQQAANLSRTAVANQIWTEYQEEYLLTDNFEDLGIEVTSKELMERIVQNPQIQQQEGFRDPVTGKFSPAKLKEYIDQIRTNTDEQAQKAFEQWIGFEDGTREQILKDKYLNAVRKGIYMPSTLAELDYQRRNEATSIQFFGLEYSSIADSNISVSESDLKAYYKSHKEDFKSDNSREIAFVNFPVEASQKDRNVLRADLESYKQSQVISNRGKTDTLPSFATAKDDSTFAVGRSDRPVNPIFRTKKEFSAPLDSILFNEEVGFVYGPYEQNGTFFLSKISKIIDKPDSVQARHILISYQGANQGRSQSTRPPMEAKNLADSLLALVKEDSTQFGALAMQYSDDPGSGAKGGALGWFKPGQMVPAFNDYSFYHKVGDIGMVISQFGLHIIHIQDQKGANKAIKLIDIVREIEPSDATRDSIYNLATVFAAKANDTSDFAALAASMGYAARPAAGIEPMQESILGIGSNREMVKWIHNDETPLGAIQIFSQDNSSYVVTQLTEIRPEDYLPLDLVEDQVKAEVINEKKATQLSEQISSKMGANIDIASLATAFSKTVQNQSINFGTATLTSYGTEPTVIGSATAMAPGSLSQPIAGERGVYVVYVNSRNKPNELNNYDSERIRVETEMANAAATRVVESLKNEAEIVDSRKKFF